In Pseudomonadales bacterium, a single window of DNA contains:
- the recG gene encoding ATP-dependent DNA helicase RecG, which yields MTAAPSLSQILISQLNGVGPSTAMRLERLNIFSVQDMLFHLPSRYQDRTRITPIGALRDGMEVLIEGTVLISDTVRGKRRSLLCRIEDNSGVTSLRFFHFSSAQKNQLQRGAKIRCFGEVRRGITGLELYHPEYQRLSDSHNTNEADQLEQYLTPIYPTTEGISQNKLRQLAQQSLGLLDQQGTLEELLPLTDTSRFPSLGIAQTIHFLHQPPVQEISERDKQLLEQRRHPLQQKLALEELVAHQLSLLRVRRKVRALRAPQFPIKNNFAHQLLASLPFQLTTAQQRVIQEIAADLAIAQPMLRLLQGDVGSGKTLVAAMSALQAVATGYQVALMAPTEILAEQHFKNFQQWMEPLALRIAWLSGKQSAKLRREQQEIVSNGMANIIIGTHALFQKDVHFKQLGLVIIDEQHRFGVHQRLALREKGVARRLVPHQLIMTATPIPRTLAMCAYADLDISVIDELPPGRLPIETLLISDARRQQVIDRVRNACTQGRQVYWVCTLIEESEVLQCQAAQATAELLRKVLPELHIGLIHGRLKADEKTTMMQQFAAGEIHVLVATTVIEVGVDVPNASLMIIENPERLGLAQLHQLRGRVGRGREQSYCVLMYSAALSQDSKQRLAIMRQSQDGFVIAEKDLELRGPGEVLGTRQTGIMQFKIADLQRDQGLIPIAHECAQRVMHEKSSTITTLIQRWLASDKEYGQV from the coding sequence ATGACTGCTGCGCCGTCTCTGAGTCAGATACTCATTTCGCAATTGAACGGGGTCGGACCAAGCACCGCCATGAGATTAGAGCGGCTAAACATTTTTAGCGTACAGGATATGCTATTCCATTTGCCTAGTCGCTACCAAGACCGCACTCGTATTACACCCATCGGCGCTTTACGCGACGGCATGGAGGTGCTGATTGAAGGTACCGTTCTCATCAGTGATACGGTGCGTGGTAAGCGCCGTAGCTTACTGTGCCGAATCGAAGACAATAGCGGTGTCACCAGTTTACGATTTTTTCATTTTTCCAGCGCGCAAAAAAACCAATTGCAGCGGGGCGCCAAAATCCGCTGCTTTGGTGAAGTACGTCGAGGTATTACTGGGCTGGAACTCTATCACCCAGAGTATCAGCGATTAAGTGACAGCCATAACACCAATGAAGCCGACCAACTCGAGCAATACTTGACCCCCATTTATCCAACCACCGAAGGTATTAGTCAAAACAAGCTGCGCCAGCTAGCCCAACAGTCGCTAGGGCTGCTGGATCAACAGGGCACACTAGAGGAATTGCTACCCTTAACCGATACTAGCCGTTTCCCCTCCCTGGGTATCGCCCAGACTATCCATTTTCTTCATCAACCTCCCGTACAGGAGATTTCGGAGAGGGACAAACAGTTACTTGAGCAGCGTCGCCATCCTTTACAACAAAAATTGGCGCTTGAGGAACTGGTGGCACATCAGCTTAGTTTGCTTCGTGTTAGACGCAAGGTCCGCGCACTCAGGGCACCCCAGTTTCCAATAAAAAATAATTTTGCGCACCAGCTATTAGCCTCGCTACCCTTTCAATTAACCACTGCTCAACAACGCGTCATTCAAGAAATCGCAGCCGACCTAGCCATAGCACAACCGATGTTGCGTCTATTACAAGGGGATGTGGGGTCCGGTAAAACTCTGGTGGCCGCAATGTCTGCGCTCCAGGCCGTCGCCACCGGATATCAGGTTGCACTGATGGCACCGACAGAAATATTAGCGGAGCAGCACTTTAAAAACTTTCAGCAATGGATGGAACCGCTTGCTCTGCGTATCGCCTGGCTTAGCGGTAAACAGAGTGCCAAATTACGGCGCGAACAACAGGAAATTGTCAGCAACGGCATGGCTAATATCATTATCGGTACACACGCGTTATTTCAGAAGGACGTTCATTTCAAGCAACTGGGGTTGGTCATTATCGACGAACAACATCGTTTTGGTGTACACCAGCGTTTAGCGTTGAGGGAAAAAGGTGTTGCCCGCCGATTGGTTCCTCATCAGCTTATTATGACCGCAACCCCGATTCCACGCACCTTAGCCATGTGCGCCTATGCCGACCTGGATATTTCGGTTATCGACGAACTACCGCCAGGCCGACTACCTATTGAAACCTTGCTAATTAGCGATGCCCGTCGCCAACAGGTTATTGATCGTGTTCGTAATGCCTGCACTCAAGGACGGCAGGTTTACTGGGTTTGCACGCTGATTGAGGAGTCGGAGGTGCTGCAATGTCAAGCAGCACAAGCAACTGCGGAACTATTACGCAAAGTACTGCCGGAGCTGCACATTGGATTAATTCACGGGCGTTTAAAAGCTGACGAAAAAACCACTATGATGCAACAATTTGCAGCCGGAGAAATTCATGTTTTGGTAGCGACTACCGTCATTGAAGTTGGCGTGGACGTGCCCAACGCCAGTCTGATGATTATTGAAAACCCAGAGCGCTTAGGGCTAGCGCAACTGCACCAGTTACGTGGCCGGGTTGGACGTGGTCGTGAACAGAGCTATTGCGTTCTCATGTACTCCGCTGCACTTAGCCAAGACAGCAAACAGCGCCTAGCCATCATGCGCCAATCCCAGGACGGCTTTGTTATTGCTGAAAAAGACCTCGAATTACGCGGCCCTGGTGAAGTGTTAGGAACACGCCAAACCGGCATAATGCAGTTTAAAATCGCCGACCTTCAGCGTGACCAAGGCTTAATACCTATCGCGCATGAATGCGCACAACGGGTGATGCATGAAAAGTCATCTACAATAACAACCCTAATTCAGCGCTGGTTGGCCTCGGACAAAGAATATGGACAGGTCTAA
- a CDS encoding RidA family protein: MSNRSVISTSNAPAAIGTYSQAVKAGNTVYLSGQIPLDPSTMTLAVGIENQIEQVFKNLSAVAEASGGGLKDIVKLNIFLTDLSHFALVNETMAKYFSQPYPARAAIGINSLPKDSLVEMDAILVLSE, encoded by the coding sequence ATGAGCAATCGTTCTGTCATTTCAACCTCAAACGCACCAGCAGCCATCGGCACCTATTCGCAGGCAGTCAAAGCCGGAAATACCGTTTATCTTTCAGGCCAAATTCCGCTGGATCCAAGTACGATGACGCTGGCCGTTGGTATTGAAAACCAAATCGAGCAAGTGTTTAAAAATTTATCAGCAGTCGCAGAAGCTTCGGGCGGTGGATTGAAGGATATTGTTAAGCTTAATATTTTCCTCACCGATCTAAGTCACTTCGCGCTCGTCAATGAAACCATGGCAAAATATTTCAGTCAGCCTTATCCGGCCCGCGCCGCCATTGGCATCAACAGTCTACCCAAAGACTCGTTGGTTGAAATGGACGCGATCCTAGTGCTCAGCGAATAA
- a CDS encoding hydrogen peroxide-inducible genes activator, with product MTLTELRYLVSLARLKHFGRAAEYCHVTQPTLSIAVKKLEEELGVPLFERLKNTVHLTPQGQQIVKQAERVLGEADILQALAQANQDPLKGSLKLGAIFTIGPYLFPHIIPQLQKLAPEMPLYIEENYTAKLREKLRLGELDVIIISLPFTEQDVLTQTLYDEPFVLLLPPSHALSAEATVACEALNAEQLLLLGEGHCFRDQVLQACPNIQHKYGESKDAASITEGSSLETLRHMVASGMGITVLPQMAAGDNSYAAGLLTTRPFTAPSPKRTVALAWRTSFTRPQVIDVLNQAIRACQLF from the coding sequence GTGACCCTGACAGAACTACGTTATCTCGTATCACTCGCCCGATTAAAACATTTCGGGCGTGCTGCTGAATATTGTCATGTCACACAGCCCACACTCAGTATCGCCGTCAAGAAATTGGAGGAAGAACTGGGGGTGCCGCTTTTCGAGCGCCTTAAAAACACAGTCCATCTGACACCGCAGGGGCAACAAATTGTAAAACAAGCCGAACGGGTATTGGGTGAAGCCGATATCTTGCAGGCCCTCGCGCAAGCAAACCAAGATCCACTCAAAGGTTCTCTGAAACTCGGGGCTATTTTCACCATCGGCCCGTACCTCTTTCCTCACATTATTCCACAATTACAAAAGCTCGCACCGGAAATGCCGCTCTACATCGAAGAGAACTACACGGCAAAATTGCGGGAAAAACTCAGGTTGGGCGAACTGGATGTGATTATTATCTCGTTACCCTTTACTGAGCAGGACGTATTGACACAAACGCTTTACGATGAACCCTTTGTGCTCTTGCTTCCGCCAAGCCATGCCTTATCAGCGGAAGCAACAGTTGCCTGCGAAGCACTGAATGCGGAGCAGTTGTTGCTCTTGGGGGAAGGCCATTGCTTTCGGGACCAGGTATTACAGGCCTGCCCAAACATTCAGCACAAATACGGAGAATCGAAGGATGCGGCGAGTATCACCGAAGGTAGCTCCCTCGAAACCTTGCGTCATATGGTAGCCTCTGGAATGGGCATTACCGTCCTGCCGCAAATGGCAGCCGGAGATAACAGCTATGCGGCAGGATTACTCACTACCCGCCCATTTACGGCCCCGTCGCCAAAACGCACTGTTGCCCTGGCCTGGCGCACAAGTTTTACCCGCCCACAGGTCATCGATGTACTCAATCAGGCGATCCGAGCCTGTCAGTTATTCTAA